A genome region from Panicum virgatum strain AP13 chromosome 4K, P.virgatum_v5, whole genome shotgun sequence includes the following:
- the LOC120703216 gene encoding G-type lectin S-receptor-like serine/threonine-protein kinase SD2-5 — protein MSGVSQKAANRKSLSFLIMEACIGHCGHSKCSIMLWMLMLANLWIMCSSSTQKQVLPPGFSGSEMDYIDNNGIFLLSNSSVFGFGFVTKNVSDSASYLLAVVHLATTSIVWSANANSPVSHSDNFVFDKDGNAYLQSGGSIVWTANISGKGATSMQLLDSGNLIVFGKDSSSPLWQSFSHPTDTLLSGQSFTEGMTLVSRSNTQNMTYTLQIKSGDMMLYAGLQTPQPYWSALQDNRMIVDKNGNNIYSANLSSRSWSFYDQSGLLQSQLVIVQQGDANTTLAAVLGNDGLITFYILQTLNGRSTLPITVPQDSCDMPAHCKPYSICNSGTGCQCPSALSSYANCNPGIISPCNSKDKFQLTQLDTGVGYVGTSFKSPVPKTNLTGCKNSCMVNCSCIAVFFDQTSGNCFLFDQIGSLQQKDGGKSSFASFIKVSSSNRGSEQGGSDSGRLTIIIVVIIVGTLVVIGVLVYVGFRIYRRRHQPPSQDDAGSSEDDGFLQTISGAPTRYTYKELQDATNNFSDKLGQGGFGSVYLGTLPDGSHIAVKKLESIGQGKKEFRSEVTIIGSIHHIHLVKLRGFCVEGAHKLLAYEYMAKGSLDRWIFQSNEDSSLLDWDTRFNIALGTAKGLAYLHQDCESKIIHCDIKPENVLLDDNFLAKVSDFGLAKLMTREQSHVFTTLRGTRGYLAPEWITNYAISEKSDVYSYGMVLLEIISGRKSFDPVESSEKAHFPSYAFKKLEEGDLRDIFDAKLKYNDKDERVHVAIKVALWCIQEDFYQRPSMSKVVQMLEGVCDVPQPPISSQVGYRLYANAFKSSSEEGTSSGMSDNNSDALLSAVRLSGPR, from the coding sequence ATGAGTGGAGTGTCACAAAAGGCTGCTAACCGGAAAAGCTTGTCTTTTCTAATCATGGAAGCTTGCATCGGTCATTGTGGCCATTCAAAATGCAGCATTATGCTGTGGATGCTTATGCTAGCCAACCTCTGGATAATGTGCAGCAGTAGTACCCAAAAGCAAGTCCTCCCACCTGGTTTTAGTGGCTCAGAAATGGACTACATTGATAATAATGGAATATTTCTTCTCTCCAATAGTTCTGTCTTTGGCTTTGGCTTTGTCACCAAGAATGTCTCAGACAGCGCGTCCTACCTCCTTGCAGTGGTCCATTTGGCCACCACTTCTATTGTCTGGTCTGCTAATGCTAACTCTCCAGTTTCCCATTCAGACAACTTTGTGTTTGACAAGGATGGCAATGCGTACCTGCAGTCTGGAGGCTCCATTGTCTGGACCGCCAATATCTCGGGCAAAGGGGCCACCTCTATGCAGCTCCTGGACTCAGGCAatctcatagtgtttggcaagGACAGCTCTTCTCCTCTCTGGCAGAGTTTCAGCCATCCAACGGACACACTTCTGTCAGGCCAGAGCTTCACTGAGGGGATGACTCTGGTGAGCCGTTCCAATACACAGAACATGACCTATACACTTCAGATCAAATCTGGGGACATGATGTTGTACGCGGGCTTACAGACGCCCCAACCGTACTGGTCCGCGCTTCAGGATAACAGGATGATTGTTGACAAGAATGGCAACAACATATACTCTGCAAACCTGAGTTCACGTTCCTGGTCGTTCTATGATCAATCAGGGCTTCTTCAATCACAGCTTGTCATCGTGCAGCAGGGAGATGCTAACACCACACTGGCTGCTGTCCTCGGTAATGATGGTTTGATTACCTTCTATATACTCCAGACTCTGAATGGCAGGAGTACTCTGCCTATCACAGTTCCGCAGGACTCATGTGACATGCCTGCCCACTGCAAGCCGTACTCCATTTGCAATAGTGGTACAGGGTGCCAGTGCCCTTCAGCCCTCAGCTCTTATGCAAACTGCAACCCTGGCATCATATCACCATGCAACTCAAAGGACAAGTTTCAGCTGACTCAACTGGACACTGGTGTTGGGTATGTTGGCACTAGCTTCAAATCGCCTGTACCCAAGACAAACCTCACAGGATGCAAGAATTCTTGCATGGTTAACTGCTCATGCATCGCTGTATTCTTTGACCAAACATCAGGCAATTGCTTCCTTTTTGACCAGATAGGTAGCTTGCAACAGAAAGATGGAGGTAAGAGTAGCTTTGCTTCTTTCATCAAGGTGTCAAGCAGTAACCGTGGCTCAGAGCAAGGTGGAAGTGACAGTGGTAGGCTAACCATCATTATTGTTGTCATTATAGTTGGAACTTTGGTTGTCATAGGGGTCCTTGTGTATGTTGGTTTCCGCATTTACCGAAGGAGACATCAGCCACCCTCGCAAGATGATGCTGGTTCATCGGAAGACGATGGTTTCCTGCAAACTATATCTGGAGCACCGACACGCTATACTTACAAGGAGCTCCAGGATGCAACAAACAACTTCTCAGACAAGCTTGGTCAAGGAGGGTTTGGATCTGTGTATCTTGGTACCCTGCCTGATGGCAGTCACATCGCTGTAAAGAAGCTAGAGAgcataggccaagggaagaaaGAATTCCGCTCTGAGGTGACCATTATTGGCAGCATCCACCATATCCATCTTGTCAAACTCCGAGGTTTCTGTGTTGAGGGCGCACACAAGCTTCTTGCATATGAATATATGGCAAAGGGGTCACTGGATAGGTGGATTTTCCAAAGTAATGAGGATTCCTCCCTGCTAGACTGGGATACAAGGTTTAACATTGCACTTGGAACAGCAAAGGGATTGGCATACCTCCATCAGGACTGTGAGTCAAAGATCATTCACTGTGACATCAAGCCTGAGAATGTTCTACTTGATGACAACTTCCTTGCGAAGGTGTCTGACTTTGGCCTTGCCAAGTTGATGACCAGGGAGCAGAGCCATGTCTTTACAACGCTCAGAGGCACCCGGGGCTACCTTGCACCTGAATGGATCACGAACTATGCCATCTCAGAGAAGAGTGATGTGTACAGCTACGGGATGGTCCTGCTAGAGATAATCAGTGGGAGGAAGAGCTTTGACCCCGTGGAAAGCTCAGAGAAAGCTCACTTCCCATCCTATGCCTTTAAGAAGCTGGAAGAAGGTGACCTTCGCGATATCTTTGATGCCAAGCTAAAATACAACGACAAGGATGAGCGAGTTCATGTGGCAATCAAGGTCGCCCTGTGGTGCATTCAGGAGGACTTCTATCAGAGACCATCCATGTCGAAGGTCGTACAAATGCTGGAAGGCGTCTGCGATGTGCCCCAGCCACCAATATCTTCGCAGGTTGGATACCGGCTCTATGCAAACGCCTTCAAATCGAGCAGTGAAGAGGGAACGTCATCTGGGATGTCAGACAACAACAGTGATGCTCTGCTTTCTGCTGTACGGCTCTCTGGGCCCAGATGA